From a single Miscanthus floridulus cultivar M001 chromosome 8, ASM1932011v1, whole genome shotgun sequence genomic region:
- the LOC136474818 gene encoding HVA22-like protein a, giving the protein MGGGSGSFLKVLVNNMDVLAGPVVSLAYPLYASVRAIETKSAVDDQQWLTYWVLYSFITLFELTFAPVLEWLPFWSYAKLFFNCWLVLPQFNGAAHVYEHFVRPMIVNQQVVNIWYIPKKDESGRPDDVISAAQRYIEQNGSKAFENLVNKFKSSNPKRPILEEVEVERRARIQRESEAREVNPFFNPEYQY; this is encoded by the exons ATGGGGGGCGGATCCGGATCTTTCCTCAAGGTCTTGGTCAACAACATGGATGTTCTCGCGGG GCCTGTAGTTTCACTTGCATATCCTCT GTATGCCTCTGTTAGAGCAATTGAAACAAAATCTGCTGTAGATGATCAGCAATGGCTCACATACTGGGTGCTGTACTCATTTATCACTCTATTCGAGCTCACCTTTGCTCCAGTACTCGAATG GCTCCCTTTCTGGTCTTATGCGAAACTGTTTTTCAATTGCTGGTTAGTATTGCCACAGTTCAATGGAGCTGCACATGTATATGAGCATTTTGTGAGGCCAATGATTGTAAATCAGCAAGTCGTAAACATCTGGTATATTCCAAAGAAGGATGAATCAGGCAGGCCTGATGATGTAATTTCAGCTGCACAGAGATACATTGAGCAAAATGGATCAAAAGCATTTGAGAATCTTGTTAACAAG TTTAAGAGTTCAAACCCAAAGCGACCAATTCTGGAGGAGGTAGAGGTTGAAAGGAGAGCCAGGATTCAACGAGAATCTGAAGCGAGGGAAGTGAACCCTTTCTTCAATCCAGAATATCAATACTAG